A stretch of DNA from Arcobacter sp. LA11:
GTATTTAAATATTTTTCTAAATGAGATATACAATTTTCATAAAGTCTTTTTTTCTGAGATTTTTTTGCAGTTGAGATACAACCTTCAATTGAAGATACAATATAGATTGATAAATCTTTTGTATCTGTGATAGAGATCTCTTTTTTTTCTATTGCTTTATTTAAAACTATTTCAAATATATTTTCAAATCTAAGATAAATTTTTTCTAATTCATTTTTAAAATCTTTATCTTGGGCTGATAGTTCTTGTACTAAATTATTAAGCTTACATCCATTGTTAAAATCAAAATCATCTCTATGTCTAAGCACTTTCATCACTTCTTCAATAAAATTTTCTTCTATAGATAAAAGAGGAGCATATTTTCTTTCTATGTAAAATAATACTTTTTCTTTTATAACAGTAAGAACTAACTCTTTTTTAGATTTAAAAAAATAATACATAGAACTTTTACTTGCATTTGCTTTCTTTAATATATTATCAATTGATGTTGCATGGTATCCGTTATAATATATTTCATCAAAAGTTATATCTAAAAGTAGTTCTCTTTTTTTACTCATTTTTTACCTTAGCTAAAGTAGTTTGACTATTATATCAAATTGAACTATTAATTACATTTTAAAAATTTTATATCATAAGTCTTGACTAAGTAGTCAAATCTATGATATGATACAGAATTAATTAACCAACCAGTTGGTTTGTTAAGTTGAATAATAAATTTTAAGGAGCTAAAATGATAGGGAAAATAGTTTTTATGGTTAGAGTTAAACATCTGGTATTTCCTTTTTTATTTGTATTATTATATGGAAGTGGTTTTGTTGGTGCAAAATATGGATTACCAGATTCAACACCTTTAAGTTTTTTAACATTAAGATTTTTTATTGCTGGTGCAATACTTTTTTTAATAGCAAAAATATTGAAAGAGTCTTTTCCTTTATTAAAAGATATCTTTCATATTAGTGTTGCAGGTTCTTTGACTGTTGCAACGTTTTCTATAGGTGTTTTTATATCTATTGATATGGGTTTGTCTCCTTCTTTATCCGCAATTATTATTGCTCTGCAGCCTATTTTAGTGGCAATACTTGCAAAAAGTTTTGTAAATGAACAAATTATTTTAAGACAATGGTTAGGATTAATTGCAGGTTTACTTGGTGTATTATTAGTTGTATTTCATAATATAGATTTTAGTACTGCTGGCTTGTATTCTGTTCTTTTATCAGTAGTAGGTCTCTTAGGATTAACATTTGGTAATTTATATCAGAAAAAATATTGTTCAGATATGAGTTTATTTACTGGTGGTTCTATTCAATCTTTGAGTTCAGGATTTATATGTTTAGTACTTTTATTACTTTTTGATACTTATAAAATTGTTTGGACAAATGAATTTGTTTATGCTCTATCTTTTATGTCAATAGGAGTTTCTATTGGTGCATTAAGTTTATTATATATCATGATACAAAGATCAGAAGTTAGTAAAGTAGCAAGTCTATTTTATCTTGTCCCTGTATCTGCTGCTATTACTGGATATTTTATTTATGACGAAGTATTTGATTTATTGACTGGTTTAGGTATTTTTATTGTTGCTATTGGAGTATATTTAACAAATAAAAAATAATTCTTTTAGTGCAAAATATGATTTTTATATCTTGCACTAAAAAAGATACTAAAGCATCTCTAATAAGAAAGTTAATGTGATAATAGTAATTAGTAAGGAGATTATAATTGCAATGGAACTCTCTTCTTTATAATAGTCATATTTGTTTGCAAATACGTATACACCTGCTCCAATAGGAAGTGCTGACATGATAATCGCAACTTTGAAATATATATCATCCGAATTCATATTTAACAAATAGAATCCTACAAAAAATGTAATAAGTGGTTGAATTAATATTTTAATAAATACAATAGGAAACAATTTAGAAAATATTTTAATTTTAAAGTGTTTTTTATTTTCTA
This window harbors:
- a CDS encoding TetR/AcrR family transcriptional regulator; this translates as MSKKRELLLDITFDEIYYNGYHATSIDNILKKANASKSSMYYFFKSKKELVLTVIKEKVLFYIERKYAPLLSIEENFIEEVMKVLRHRDDFDFNNGCKLNNLVQELSAQDKDFKNELEKIYLRFENIFEIVLNKAIEKKEISITDTKDLSIYIVSSIEGCISTAKKSQKKRLYENCISHLEKYLNTYKIN
- a CDS encoding DMT family transporter, whose translation is MIGKIVFMVRVKHLVFPFLFVLLYGSGFVGAKYGLPDSTPLSFLTLRFFIAGAILFLIAKILKESFPLLKDIFHISVAGSLTVATFSIGVFISIDMGLSPSLSAIIIALQPILVAILAKSFVNEQIILRQWLGLIAGLLGVLLVVFHNIDFSTAGLYSVLLSVVGLLGLTFGNLYQKKYCSDMSLFTGGSIQSLSSGFICLVLLLLFDTYKIVWTNEFVYALSFMSIGVSIGALSLLYIMIQRSEVSKVASLFYLVPVSAAITGYFIYDEVFDLLTGLGIFIVAIGVYLTNKK